A stretch of DNA from Cellulomonas xiejunii:
CGCGGGGGGCAGCGCCGCGACCTCCCGGACCCAGGCGCCCACGGCGCGGCCCAGCTCGGCGGGGCGTCCCGGCGCGTCACCCTTCCAGAAGGGCAGCCTGCCCGGGACGCCGGGCGCAGGGGTGACCAGCACGCGGTCGGGCGTGATGTCCTCGATGCGCCACGTGCTCGAGCCCAACGTGAACGTGTCGCCGACGCGCGACTCGTAGACCATCTCCTCGTCGAGCTCTCCGACCCGCTTGCCGCCCCGGACCCGGCCGCCCGAGCGCTCGGAGTCGGCGGCGACCTCGCTCGTCTCGCCACCGCCCGCGAGGAACACCCCGAAGAGCCCGCGGTCCGGGATGGTGCCGCCGCTCGTCACGGCGAGCCGCAGGGCGCCGGGCCTGCCCGAGACCACGTCGGACACGCGGTCCCACACCACGCGCGGCCGCAGCTCGGCGAAGTCCTCCGACGGGTACCGGCCCGCGAGCATGTCGAGCACGGCGCGCAGCGTCGCGTCGCCCAGGCCCGCGAACGGCGCCGCACGGCGGACCACCCGGGCGAGGTCCTCGACCGGCCAGTCGTCGACCGCCACCATCGCGACCACCTGCTGGGCGAGGACGTCCAGCGGGTTCGACGGGACGGCCAGCGCCTCGAGCTCGCCCGTGCGCATGCGCTGGGCCGTCACCGCCGCGGGCACGAGCTCGCCGCGGTACGTCGGGAACACGACGCCGCGGGACACGGCGCCGACCTGGTGCCCTGCGCGGCCGACGCGCTGGAGCCCGCTGGCGACCGACGGCGGTGACCCGACCTGCACGACCAGGTCGAGCGCGCCCATGTCGATGCCGAGCTCGAGCGAGCTCGTCGCCACCACCGCGGGCAGGCGGCCCGCCTTGAGCTCGGACTCCGTGCGCGTCCGCTCGGCGCGACTCATCGACCCGTGGTGCGCTCGGGCGACGATCGTCGCGGCATCGCGCGTGTCGACCCCCGCAGACGTCCCCGACTGGCCGGGGACGGCCGCGGCCCGGACCTCGCCCGGATCGGGCGGCTGGGCACCCTGCCGCTCCGCCCAGACCTCGTTGATGCGGGCCGTGAGCCGCTCGGCTCCGCGCCGCGAGTTCGTGAAGACCAGCGTCGAGCGGTGCGCCGCCACGAGGTCGACCACCCGCTCCTCGACGTGCGGCCAGATCGACGCGCGGGGCCGCTCGGGGTCCGTCGGGACAGGGACCGCCGCGCCGGGGTCCGGCGCACCGAAGCCGGCCAGGTCGGGGTCGATGCCGGGGCCCCCGTAGCGGTTGACCGCCCCGGGCGTCGTGCCGCCGGCGCCGGGCCGCGCGGCGGCGGCGAGGTCGCCCAGGTCCGGCACGGGGACGACGACCTGGACCTCGATGACCTTCTGCGACGGCGGCTGCACGACGACCACCGGTCGACCGCCGTCCGCCGGGGGACGTGCCCCGCCGAGGAACGCCGCGACCGCGTCGACGGGGCGCACGGTCGCGGACAGGCCGACGCGCTGCACCGGGCCCGGTCCGCCCTCGGCCTCGAGCAGCGCGTCCAGACGCTCCAGGCTCACCGCGAGGTGTGCACCGCGCTTCGTGCCCGCGACAGCGTGGATCTCGTCGACGATCACGGTGCGGACGCCCGCGAGGCCGCGCCGCGCGCCCGACGTCAGCACCAGGTAGAGCGACTCCGGTGTCGTGATCAGGACGTCGGGCGGCGTCGTCGCGAACGCGCGTCGCTCGGCGGGTGGTGTGTCGCCCGTCCGGATGCCGACCGTCACCTCCGGCAGCGTCGAGCCGAGCCGGGTCGCCGCCTGCCGGATGCCCACGAGCGGGGAGCGCAGGTTGCGCTCGACGTCCGTGGCGAGCGCCTTCAGGGGAGAGACGTAGACCACGCGGCACCGTCCTGCGGGGTCCGCCGGTGCCTCGCCCGTCAGCAGCCCGTCGAGGGCCCACAGGAACGCGGCCAGCGTCTTGCCCGACCCGGTGGGGGCGACGACCAGGGCGTGGTCGCCGCCGGAGACTGCCTCCCACGCGCCGACCTGCGCCGCCGTGGGTGCGTCGAACGCCCCCGTGAACCACGTACGGGTCGGGTCGGAGAAGCGGTCGAGCACCACCGGGCCATTGTGTCGGCAGGGACCGACACGCGCGCGGTGCCCCCCCGGTGGCACGCTGGGTCCGTGAGGAACCGCGAGCTTGCCGACCTTGTCGCCAACGTCCTCGGCCCTGTCGAGGGCCGGTTGCTGCTCGAGGAGCTCGTGATCGGGGACCTCGGCGACCGCACGGGCGCCGCAGCGCTGGCCGACGGGGTCGAGCCACGGGTCGTGTGGCACGCGCTGTGCGACGCGCTCGGCATCCCCGACACCGCCCGCTGGGGGACGGACCAGCACCGGCAGGCGCCGCCGAGGCCCGGGCGCTGACGCCGGTGACCGGCGTCGCCCCGGCGCCGGACGGTGCCGGTGACACCGACGGTGGCCGTCGCAGCGCGCAGCGGGCGGCCCGCAGGCGCTGGCTGCCGCGCGCGGTCGACGTCTCCGACGCCCTCGTCTCGCTCGTCGTCACCGCCCTGGGCCTGGCTGCCGCGATCGCGCTGGTCGACGGCGTCACCCTGAGGACGCCCTGGGCGGTGCTGCTCGTGGCGCTCGCCGTGGGGCTCGGGGACCTCGTGCTGCGCGCGCCCCTGCGGCTGCTCGCGACGGTCGCGGGTGCCGGGGGTGCGTTGGTCGCCGGCGTCGCCGCGCAGGTGCTCGTGGCGTGGGCCGCGCTGCGCGTCGTGCCGGGGGTCACGCTGACGTCCGGGTGGTCGGTCGTGTGGGTCCTCCTCCTCGCGTCCGTGGCGATGGCCGTGGGCCGGTGGGTCTGGGGCTCCAGCGACAACGAGTACGTGGTGGCGGACGTCGTCCGGCGTGCGCGCCACCGCACCCGGGGTGCCGCCGCGACGGGGGCCGCGCGTCCGCCCGGTCTGCTCGTGGTCCAGCTCGACGGCGTGAGCGCACCCGTCCTCGACCAGGCCGTGGACGCGGGCCTGGTGCCGACGATGCAGCGGTGGGTCGAGCAGGGGACGCACCGCGTCGACACCTGGTGGTCGAGCGTGCCCTCGACGACGCCGGCCGCGCAGGCGGGCCTCCTGCACGGCGCGGCGGACCGCATCCCCGCGTTCCGGTGGTGGGACCGCGAGCTGGGTCGCCTCGTGGTGACGAACCACCCGGACGACGCGGCGCTCGTCGAGGAGCGGCTCAGCGACGGGCGCGGCCTGCTGTCCGGCGGCGGGACGGCCGTGGCCACCATGTTCTCCGGCGACGCGTCGTCGGCGTTCCTCGTGATGAGCCGTGGGCGCCGGCACGGGTTCGGCCCGGGTGCGGGCTACCTGCGCGTCTTCGCGCGGCCGTTCGTGCTCGCCCGTGCGGTGGTCCTCACGGTCGGCGAGGTCGTCAAGGAGCTCTACCAGGCACGTCGTCAGGCGGTCCACGACGTGCGCCCGCGGGTGCCGCGGGGCGGGTGGTACGTCGTCCTGCGCGCCGCGACCAACGTGCTCCTGCGCGACCTCGCCACGTCGCTCGTGGCCGACGCGCTCGTGCGCGGCGACCCGACGGTGTTCGTCGACCTCGTCGACTACGACGAGGTCGCGCACCACGCCGGGCCGACGCGGCCCGAGTCGTTGCGCTCGCTCGAGGGTCTCGACCAGGTGCTGCGCATCCTGGAGGAGGTCGCGAGGGTCGCACCGCGGGCCTACGACCTCGTCGTGCTCTCGGACCACGGGCAGACGCTCGGCGCCACGTTCGAGCAGGTCGAGGGGCGCTCGCTGCTCGACACCGTGCGGGCGCTCATGGCGGACCCCGACGCCGACGGCCTGCAGAGCGTGGACGGTGAGCAGTGGGGTCCGGTCAACGCGCTGCTGATCGGTGTCCTGGGCCGCCCCGGGGACCGTGTCGTGCTCGGCCCCGACGCGGGCGCCGACCGGCGGCGCGGACGGTCGCGCCGCGAGGAGGGCGTCCCACGGGTCCGCGAGCACGGTCGAACGCACCCGGCGGCCGGCGACGCGCCGGACGTCGTGGTCGTGGGCTCGGGGAACCTGGGGCTGGTGTGGTTCCCCGACGCGCCGGGCAGGATGCTCCTGGAGGACCTCCAGGAGCGGTGGCCCGGGCTCGTGCCGGGTCTCGCCGCGCGACCCGCCGTGGGCGTCGTGGTCGTGGACTCCCGTGCGCGCGGGCTCGTCGCGGTCGGGGCGCGCGGCTTGCGGCTCCTGGAGGCCGACGGCGACGTCGTGGAGGGGGAGGACCCGCTCGGGCCGTACCCGGCGCGGGCACGCGCCGACCTGCGGCGTGCGGCGCGGCTGGCCGACACGGGCGACCTGCTGCTCGTCTCCGCCGTCGGCCCGCGGGACGACGTGCACGCGTTCGAGGGGCAGGTCGGCTCGCACGGTGGCCTGGGTGGGGCGCAGAACCTCGCGTTCCTGCTGCACCCCGCGGACCTCGTCCTCGACGACGCGCGGTGCGAGGAGGTCGACGGGCGCCGGATGCTGGTCGGGGCGGACGCCGTGCACGCGCAGCTCGTGGCGTGGCTCGTCGAGCGCGGTGTGCGTCCGGCAGCGGTCCCGGCGCAGGTGTGGGAGGACGTGTGAGCGTGCGGGTGTGCTGGCTCGGGCACGCGACGGTCGTGCTCGACGTCGGTGGCGTGCGGCTGGTGACCGATCCGCTGCTGCGGCGGCACGCAGGCCTGCTGCGTCGACGCGGCGGGGTGGCGCCGCGCACATCGGACTGGCGTGGCGCGGACGCGGCGCTCGTGTCGCACCTGCACCACGACCACGCCGAGCTCGGGTCGCTGCGGATGCTCGGCCCGGTCCCCGTGCTCGCCGCGCCGTCGAGCGCGCACTGGCTCACCGAGCGCGGGCTGCGCGGCGTGGGCGTCGCGCCGGGGGAGTGGCGCACGGTCACCGGCGCGACGGGCGGGACGGCCCGGGTGCGCACGGTGCCGGCGGAGCACGGTCACCGTCCGATGCCGCACCGGCCCAATGCCGCGACGGGGTTCGTCGTGCAGGGGGGCGGCCTGACCGTGTGGTTCGCGGGTGACACGGGCCCGTTCCCCGGCCTCGTCCGCGTGCCGGAGCTCGCCGGTGCGCCCGTCGACCTGGCGCTGGTGCCGGTCGGGGGGTGGGGTCCGCGGCTCTCCGGCGGGCACCTGGACCCGGTGGAGGCCGCACGCGTGTGCGCGCTGGTCAGGGCGCGCGTCGCGGTGCCCGTGCACTGGGGGACGCTGCACGCGCCGGCGTCGCGGCGCCTGCCGGCCGGGTGGATGGACCGGGGCGGCCCGGCCTTCGAGGCGGCCGTGCACCGCCTCGCGCCGGAGGTGCGACCGTGCGTGCTGCGCCCGGGTGAGGCGGTCGTCGTCGCGGCGACCGGCGAGGTGGACGGCGAGTGACGACACGCGCGTGTCGTGGTGCGTGATCGAACACGTGTTCGGGTACCGTGGTCCACGGTGACACGGGTCGAACCGACCACAGCCCCGTCCGGCGACGAGCCGGTCCACGGGTCCGTGCGAGGTCCGGTCGCGATGTCGGTGGTCGGGCATAGCGTCACCGCGACAAGACCAGCCCCAGCAGGCGCAGCACGACGCTGCACAAGACGACGAGGTGGACCCATGGCCGCTGCTCCGGACCGCTCCAAGGCCCTCGAGGCCGCACTCAGCCAGATCGACCGCCAGTTCGGCAAGGGGTCGGTCATGCGTCTCGGCGACGAGGGTCGCGCCCCCGTCGAGGTGATCCCGACCGGCTCCATCGCCCTCGACGTCGCGCTCGGCATCGGCGGGCTGCCGCGCGGCCGCGTCGTCGAGCTGTACGGGCCCGAGTCCTCCGGCAAGTCGACCCTCGCGCTGCACGTCGTCGCCAACGCACAGAAGGCCGGCGGCATCGCGGCGTTCATCGACGCCGAGCACGCGCTCGACCCCGAGTACGCCAAGAAGCTGGGGGTCGACACCGACGCCCTGCTCGTGTCGCAGCCGGACAACGGCGAGCAGGCGCTCGAGATCATGGACACGCTGATCCGCTCGGGTGCGATCGACGTCATCGTCATCGACTCGGTGGCGGCCCTCGTGCCCAAGGCGGAGATCGAGGGTGAGATGGGCGACTCGCACGTCGGTCTGCAGGCCCGGCTCATGTCGCAGGCGCTGCGCAAGATCACGGGCGCGCTCAACGCGTCGGGCACCACGGCGATCTTCATCAACCAGCTGCGCGAGAAGATCGGCGTGTTCTTCGGCAGTCCCGAGACCACGACGGGTGGCAAGGCGCTGAAGTTCTACGCCTCCATCCGCATGGACATCCGCCGCATCGAGACCCTCAAGGAGGGCACCGAGGCGGTCGGCAACCGCACGCGCGTCAAGGTCGTGAAGAACAAGATGGCCCCGCCCTTCAAGCAGGCCGAGTTCGACATCCTGTACGGCGTGGGCATCTCCCGCGAGGGGTCGCTCATCGACATGGGCGTGGAGCACGGCTTCGTCCGCAAGTCGGGTGCGTGGTTCACGTACGAGGGGGACCAGCTGGGCCAGGGCAAGGAGAACGCCCGCAAGTTCCTGCGGGACAACCCCGACCTCGCGAACGAGCTCGACAAGAAGATCCTCGAGAAGCTCGGCATCGGCGCGAAGGTCGACGCACCTGCCGACGCCCCGGTCGCGGTCGACTTCTGACAGGCATGGCAGACCGTACCGGCCGGCCCGCGGCACGTCGCCGCGGGCGGTCGGCCGCGGAGCCGCCGGACAGTGGCTCCGCGGCGCATGACGCCGAGCCCGATCCCGAGTCGGTGGCCCGGGCGATCGTCCTGCGCCGCCTGGCGGCCGCAGCGCAGTCGCGCGGGCAGCTGGCGGACGCGCTCGCCCGTCGCGACGTCCCCGCGGACGTCGCGACGCGCGTGCTCGACCGGTTCACCGAGGTCGGGCTCATCGACGACCAGGAGTACGCGCGGATGTTCGTCCGGTCGCGGCATGCCGAGCGGGGTCTGTCGCGACGAGCACTGGGCGTCGAGCTGCGACGCAAGGGGATCGACGACGAGACGGCAGCCGTCGCACTCGAGGACGTCGACGACGCGGACGAGGAGCAAGCGGCGCGTGAGCTGGTCCGCCGCCGGCTGCGCACCACCGCCGGGCTCGAGACGCCGGTGCGGGTCCGGCGCATCTACGGTGCGCTGGGCCGCAAGGGCTACTCTGCCGGCCTCGTCGCGCGCATCGTCCGTGAGGAGCTGGCCACCGAGGGGGCCGACGACGAGTCGCTGGGCGAGCTCGAGGCCTGACGGTCAGGCGGAGGTCGGGCGGCAGGTCAGGCCTCGCTGCGGGACCGGGCTGTAACGGCATCTCGGAGATCGGGCAGCAGGCGCCGGTCGATCGCCGGCGACCGCGCGCGACATATCGATGGGGCTTGCGACGTCGGCGGGCGGTCGGCCGGGCGCGGCGAGGCCGTTCCACCCCGCCGACCGGTGACAATGGTGATGTGGCGTCCGCCCAGGGCGTCCCCGTCAGGAGGTCCTGTGGAACCGGGTCCGATCGCCACCGTCGTGGGACTGCTCGGTGCGTGCCTCGTCGCACTCATCCTGGTGCTCACCGCCCGCCGCGAGGCCGACCAGCACCGCCGCGGCGCCACCGAGGACGTCGCGCGGATCCGTGACGACGCGCGGGCGATGCTCGCCGACGCCGAGAGGCGCGAGCGACGGGTCGCGGACCGTGAGCGCGAGCTCGCGAGCGAACGCGCCGAGCTGGCCGACCTCCAGCGGAGGACCCGCAGCGAGGCGGAGACCCTCGCCGAGCTGCGGCGTGCAGCCTCCCGCGAGCTCGACAAGGCCGAACGCGCTGCGGCCCGGACGCTGGCCGACGCCGAACGCGCCGCGAACGAGCGGCT
This window harbors:
- the recA gene encoding recombinase RecA, which translates into the protein MAAAPDRSKALEAALSQIDRQFGKGSVMRLGDEGRAPVEVIPTGSIALDVALGIGGLPRGRVVELYGPESSGKSTLALHVVANAQKAGGIAAFIDAEHALDPEYAKKLGVDTDALLVSQPDNGEQALEIMDTLIRSGAIDVIVIDSVAALVPKAEIEGEMGDSHVGLQARLMSQALRKITGALNASGTTAIFINQLREKIGVFFGSPETTTGGKALKFYASIRMDIRRIETLKEGTEAVGNRTRVKVVKNKMAPPFKQAEFDILYGVGISREGSLIDMGVEHGFVRKSGAWFTYEGDQLGQGKENARKFLRDNPDLANELDKKILEKLGIGAKVDAPADAPVAVDF
- a CDS encoding DUF3046 domain-containing protein, yielding MRNRELADLVANVLGPVEGRLLLEELVIGDLGDRTGAAALADGVEPRVVWHALCDALGIPDTARWGTDQHRQAPPRPGR
- a CDS encoding MBL fold metallo-hydrolase, which encodes MSVRVCWLGHATVVLDVGGVRLVTDPLLRRHAGLLRRRGGVAPRTSDWRGADAALVSHLHHDHAELGSLRMLGPVPVLAAPSSAHWLTERGLRGVGVAPGEWRTVTGATGGTARVRTVPAEHGHRPMPHRPNAATGFVVQGGGLTVWFAGDTGPFPGLVRVPELAGAPVDLALVPVGGWGPRLSGGHLDPVEAARVCALVRARVAVPVHWGTLHAPASRRLPAGWMDRGGPAFEAAVHRLAPEVRPCVLRPGEAVVVAATGEVDGE
- a CDS encoding regulatory protein RecX, with protein sequence MADRTGRPAARRRGRSAAEPPDSGSAAHDAEPDPESVARAIVLRRLAAAAQSRGQLADALARRDVPADVATRVLDRFTEVGLIDDQEYARMFVRSRHAERGLSRRALGVELRRKGIDDETAAVALEDVDDADEEQAARELVRRRLRTTAGLETPVRVRRIYGALGRKGYSAGLVARIVREELATEGADDESLGELEA
- a CDS encoding alkaline phosphatase family protein, which gives rise to MTGVAPAPDGAGDTDGGRRSAQRAARRRWLPRAVDVSDALVSLVVTALGLAAAIALVDGVTLRTPWAVLLVALAVGLGDLVLRAPLRLLATVAGAGGALVAGVAAQVLVAWAALRVVPGVTLTSGWSVVWVLLLASVAMAVGRWVWGSSDNEYVVADVVRRARHRTRGAAATGAARPPGLLVVQLDGVSAPVLDQAVDAGLVPTMQRWVEQGTHRVDTWWSSVPSTTPAAQAGLLHGAADRIPAFRWWDRELGRLVVTNHPDDAALVEERLSDGRGLLSGGGTAVATMFSGDASSAFLVMSRGRRHGFGPGAGYLRVFARPFVLARAVVLTVGEVVKELYQARRQAVHDVRPRVPRGGWYVVLRAATNVLLRDLATSLVADALVRGDPTVFVDLVDYDEVAHHAGPTRPESLRSLEGLDQVLRILEEVARVAPRAYDLVVLSDHGQTLGATFEQVEGRSLLDTVRALMADPDADGLQSVDGEQWGPVNALLIGVLGRPGDRVVLGPDAGADRRRGRSRREEGVPRVREHGRTHPAAGDAPDVVVVGSGNLGLVWFPDAPGRMLLEDLQERWPGLVPGLAARPAVGVVVVDSRARGLVAVGARGLRLLEADGDVVEGEDPLGPYPARARADLRRAARLADTGDLLLVSAVGPRDDVHAFEGQVGSHGGLGGAQNLAFLLHPADLVLDDARCEEVDGRRMLVGADAVHAQLVAWLVERGVRPAAVPAQVWEDV